In Flavobacteriales bacterium, one genomic interval encodes:
- a CDS encoding S8 family peptidase produces MLLRHTLFAFLACTIAYSATAQQKTKIDFQLDAFLSLSHSVDEQVDLYIHGDVAGICDAVKAIGGTIKMARPSLVSARVPVQSVRELALSNAIKRFEFSMEPGRVLNDSMRVKNHINEVQMGLDPLVQGYNGENIIIGIIDSGMDYRHPDFQDADGNTRVIHYWDQTLAVATNTPQPFNYGQEWDAAAIDAGSMIAIDQPWANGHGSTVTGTAAGNGLANGMNKGIAPLADIIVVSADFTGNFKSHVADGVKYIFDIAEALGRPAVVNASLGSYMGSHDGKDASALFIDDMLNAQGGRVMVCAAGNSGAIAAYHLEHNVTADTSFTWFKPNQGVVGFEVWADAADLANVNYAIGADRVTPTFGFRGNTPFRGLADNLGTVTTDTLWSASGNRLGILNMLVNQRGAQYQLQVQMNVDSAALNYRFMTTGSGKFDIWSSAQFGFCDMVLNIPTAAQYPPIANYVMPDQNKHIVDSWACSDNVLTVANYYNEVSYIDYNGAVATVPGTEGAISTNSSKGPTRDDRVKPDVAATGDITMSAGPLDGLAALIASQPYKVAPGGMHFRNGGTSMASPVVTGAAALYLQKCPTATHVEVAQAIRNNTRVDAFVGTAPNNSWGYGKLDAFAALVNHVDLIAPTEFCDGATVEVEVPGDFDTYAWNNGGSGDPLLYGGAGPLFVELISPSGCTADSDTLTFTLLPAPDEPTITQNGASLTSSVGPSYQWYLNGVPIQGATDQTYDVTENGDYRVKVTAANGCSNVSSPVYVNWTSVVEHNAGDMNVWPSPVLDVLYVRVDDKHSGPIAISIIDAQGKIVHEQSISSGPNVAIAVAELAGGTYSVNVLQGDQRWSHRFVKHP; encoded by the coding sequence ATGCTCTTAAGACATACACTATTCGCTTTTCTAGCGTGCACCATTGCATACTCTGCTACCGCACAGCAAAAAACCAAGATCGACTTCCAGTTGGATGCGTTCCTGAGTTTGTCTCACAGCGTTGACGAACAAGTTGATCTATACATACATGGAGATGTGGCAGGTATTTGTGATGCTGTTAAGGCCATAGGTGGAACTATAAAAATGGCCCGGCCGTCCCTGGTCTCTGCGCGCGTTCCGGTTCAATCTGTTCGCGAGCTGGCCTTGAGCAATGCGATCAAGCGGTTTGAATTCTCTATGGAACCCGGTCGCGTTCTTAATGATAGTATGCGTGTAAAGAACCACATCAATGAGGTCCAAATGGGTCTGGATCCACTGGTGCAGGGATATAACGGAGAGAATATCATCATTGGCATCATCGACTCAGGTATGGACTACCGTCATCCGGATTTTCAGGATGCGGATGGCAATACACGTGTTATTCACTACTGGGATCAAACCCTGGCCGTCGCTACCAACACGCCGCAACCCTTTAACTATGGTCAGGAGTGGGATGCTGCTGCCATCGATGCTGGGTCCATGATAGCTATCGATCAACCATGGGCGAATGGTCACGGTTCCACTGTTACAGGCACAGCTGCAGGTAATGGATTGGCAAATGGAATGAATAAAGGAATTGCGCCACTTGCGGATATTATCGTTGTTTCTGCTGATTTCACGGGTAACTTCAAAAGTCACGTGGCAGATGGGGTGAAGTACATTTTCGATATTGCCGAAGCGTTGGGTCGCCCGGCGGTCGTTAACGCCAGCCTTGGTTCCTACATGGGTTCCCATGACGGAAAAGACGCTTCAGCACTGTTCATTGATGATATGCTGAATGCGCAAGGAGGAAGGGTAATGGTCTGCGCTGCCGGTAATAGTGGTGCGATCGCGGCTTATCATTTGGAGCATAATGTAACTGCCGATACAAGCTTTACGTGGTTCAAGCCAAATCAAGGTGTGGTCGGGTTCGAAGTATGGGCGGATGCGGCAGATCTAGCGAATGTGAACTATGCTATCGGAGCGGACCGCGTTACTCCTACGTTCGGTTTCCGTGGCAATACACCATTCCGCGGGCTGGCCGATAACTTGGGTACCGTTACGACGGATACACTTTGGAGCGCTTCCGGTAATCGGCTTGGAATTCTGAACATGCTGGTCAACCAGCGTGGTGCGCAATACCAGCTCCAAGTGCAGATGAACGTGGATTCCGCAGCACTCAATTACCGGTTCATGACCACCGGGTCCGGAAAATTCGACATCTGGAGCAGCGCGCAATTCGGATTCTGTGATATGGTCCTGAACATCCCAACAGCAGCGCAATACCCACCGATCGCCAATTATGTGATGCCTGACCAGAATAAGCATATCGTGGATTCATGGGCTTGTTCGGACAACGTGCTTACCGTTGCGAACTATTACAATGAGGTCTCTTACATCGATTATAATGGAGCAGTGGCTACGGTACCAGGCACTGAAGGCGCAATTTCCACGAATAGCAGCAAGGGACCGACACGTGATGATCGCGTAAAACCCGATGTGGCGGCAACAGGGGATATCACCATGAGTGCAGGACCGTTGGATGGATTGGCTGCGTTGATCGCCTCACAACCCTATAAGGTAGCACCTGGTGGTATGCACTTCCGGAATGGTGGAACATCCATGGCTTCTCCTGTTGTTACCGGTGCGGCGGCTTTGTACCTTCAGAAATGTCCAACAGCAACCCATGTTGAAGTCGCCCAGGCCATTCGGAACAATACACGTGTAGATGCTTTCGTTGGAACAGCTCCGAACAATTCATGGGGATACGGGAAACTTGATGCCTTTGCGGCTTTGGTCAATCATGTGGATCTGATCGCCCCAACGGAGTTCTGTGATGGCGCGACCGTAGAAGTGGAGGTTCCTGGGGATTTTGATACCTACGCATGGAATAATGGTGGATCTGGAGATCCATTGCTATATGGTGGCGCAGGACCGTTATTCGTTGAGCTGATCAGTCCGTCCGGGTGTACCGCGGATAGCGATACGCTCACTTTCACTCTCCTTCCGGCTCCGGACGAGCCTACAATTACACAGAACGGTGCGTCCTTGACCAGTTCTGTTGGGCCGAGCTATCAATGGTATTTGAATGGTGTGCCGATCCAAGGTGCCACGGACCAGACCTATGATGTAACGGAGAATGGTGACTATAGGGTTAAGGTCACCGCTGCGAATGGCTGTTCGAATGTGAGTTCACCGGTCTATGTTAATTGGACCAGTGTGGTGGAACATAACGCTGGTGATATGAATGTATGGCCTTCGCCGGTATTGGATGTGCTCTATGTGCGGGTCGATGATAAACATTCAGGTCCCATCGCGATATCGATCATTGACGCGCAGGGTAAGATCGTTCATGAACAAAGTATCAGTTCTGGTCCGAACGTAGCCATTGCGGTTGCGGAATTGGCAGGTGGTACTTACTCGGTGAACGTTCTACAGGGTGATCAACGATGGTCGCACAGGTTCGTGAAACATCCGTGA
- a CDS encoding patatin-like phospholipase family protein: MKFAPFVLSGGGVRGAAHAGVLNALQERGIKPEAISATSAGAIVGAMIADGYAPDELIPLLRDELRRTSLLRIPKAGSTRLEAFLRKHLKAKNIEDLGIPLFITVTDLERGGQVILDKGPLVTALMASSAIPVVFPPVKVNGSFCVDGGLSNNLPVEPFAERKNDVIAVYVNPLPPFDPLKRGTLSTMDRVWNINFREMVIRSAQGCGLLIEPPGLIAYGMFDLRKLRAVEKIGYEYAKHLDLPRSWIL; encoded by the coding sequence ATGAAATTCGCTCCCTTTGTTTTAAGCGGTGGGGGAGTGCGAGGTGCTGCACATGCAGGTGTGCTGAATGCATTACAAGAGCGTGGTATCAAACCGGAAGCGATCTCAGCAACTAGTGCCGGAGCGATAGTCGGTGCGATGATCGCGGATGGATATGCGCCCGATGAACTCATACCCTTATTGCGCGACGAGTTGCGTAGAACAAGCTTGCTGCGTATTCCGAAAGCAGGATCCACGCGTTTAGAAGCGTTCCTGAGAAAACACCTGAAGGCAAAGAATATCGAGGATCTCGGGATCCCACTATTCATTACGGTAACGGATCTTGAACGCGGCGGTCAGGTTATTCTGGACAAAGGTCCTCTGGTAACTGCATTGATGGCCTCAAGCGCGATCCCTGTGGTCTTTCCTCCCGTAAAAGTGAACGGTTCGTTCTGCGTGGACGGTGGCCTCAGCAATAACCTGCCCGTAGAGCCATTTGCTGAAAGAAAGAATGATGTCATCGCTGTATATGTGAATCCACTCCCTCCGTTCGATCCGCTTAAACGAGGAACATTGAGTACCATGGACCGTGTATGGAATATTAACTTTCGGGAAATGGTGATACGGTCCGCCCAGGGTTGTGGGCTATTGATCGAACCTCCTGGCCTGATCGCTTATGGTATGTTCGATCTTCGAAAGTTGCGAGCTGTCGAAAAGATCGGTTACGAATACGCAAAGCACTTGGATCTACCGAGATCATGGATCTTGTGA
- a CDS encoding Crp/Fnr family transcriptional regulator, with product MDLVINTISRYVPLTASDRKMILPFWKDHAFAKNDVISKPGSVEQRFYIVRSGVQKIFFEHDLNDHILGFSYDGSWCGDYTSFVTQKPGSLSVLALSNSVLCGIDHKDLMYLFEELPIMERWGRLILEELLVGRAQREIEILSLSAEDRFRKVMDRSAHLLQLVSQKDIASYLGMTPETFSRIRAKVQ from the coding sequence ATGGATCTTGTGATCAATACCATTTCCAGGTATGTGCCGTTGACAGCGAGTGACAGGAAGATGATCCTGCCATTTTGGAAAGACCATGCATTTGCCAAGAATGACGTGATCTCCAAGCCCGGTTCAGTGGAACAGCGGTTCTACATCGTTCGGTCAGGTGTGCAAAAGATCTTTTTCGAGCATGATCTGAATGACCATATCCTGGGGTTTTCCTACGATGGTTCCTGGTGTGGCGATTATACATCGTTCGTTACACAGAAGCCTGGTAGCTTGTCTGTACTAGCACTCTCCAACAGCGTTCTCTGTGGCATTGATCACAAGGATCTCATGTACTTGTTCGAGGAACTTCCGATCATGGAACGCTGGGGTAGATTGATCTTGGAGGAATTGCTCGTAGGGCGCGCTCAACGCGAGATCGAGATCTTGTCCCTGAGCGCTGAGGATCGTTTCCGGAAAGTGATGGATCGTAGTGCGCATTTATTGCAGCTGGTATCGCAAAAGGATATTGCTTCCTACCTCGGCATGACACCGGAAACGTTCAGTAGGATACGTGCGAAGGTGCAGTAG
- a CDS encoding DinB family protein: MKALPTNDMIRELQVALRSQLCKLDELEKLPPGLLRRKPNSNGWSVLETVDHMCLSSGFYLQGLKKIYDKDVRSVKHSDQVLPGRLGSFFTEGMKPKKDGTINWKMKTMARFQPEQSVSTTEALLEFRTLLVSFDRLITLAEQHGMEGEKVVSTLGPLVKFRIVDAFRFPIAHQARHFLQIDRTLGIVMRSN; encoded by the coding sequence ATGAAAGCACTACCAACGAATGATATGATCCGTGAACTTCAAGTAGCGTTGAGGTCACAATTGTGCAAGCTCGATGAACTCGAGAAGTTACCACCGGGCCTATTGCGACGAAAGCCAAATTCCAATGGCTGGAGCGTACTGGAAACAGTGGACCACATGTGTTTGAGCAGCGGGTTCTATTTGCAAGGCCTGAAAAAGATCTACGACAAGGATGTTCGTTCCGTTAAGCACTCCGATCAGGTTTTACCGGGCAGACTTGGGTCTTTCTTCACTGAGGGAATGAAGCCGAAAAAGGACGGAACCATCAATTGGAAAATGAAGACCATGGCGCGCTTTCAGCCCGAACAAAGTGTCTCAACGACCGAAGCTTTACTCGAATTCAGGACCTTGCTGGTTTCATTTGATCGCCTGATCACACTTGCAGAACAACACGGCATGGAGGGCGAAAAAGTTGTGAGCACGCTTGGTCCCTTGGTGAAGTTCAGGATCGTTGATGCATTCCGGTTTCCGATAGCTCACCAAGCCAGGCATTTCTTGCAGATCGACCGCACGTTGGGTATAGTGATGCGCTCGAATTAA
- a CDS encoding amidohydrolase — protein sequence MRTTILIGSALLFTSCYHSQDADLVVHNAVIHSMDGNNTIYQAMAIRDGRIVELGPERQIMNRYAATNVVDAARQAIYPGFIDGHCHFFGYGLNKQKIDLHGTKSWEEVLERTVAFAKAHPENAWIIGRGWDQNDWAVNEYPDNGKLNELFGDRPVLLQRIDGHAAVVNQIAMDRVNMDPNTSIEGGLMLKRNGKPTGVLLDNAVSVFQKIFDEADETTKRTALLDAQKDCFAVGLTMVCDAGLDVGTIELIRTMQKEGALKMRIYGMIADAPENLAHFEKSGPIKEDRLIVRSVKVYADGALGSRGALLKKPYSDQPESHGLQLATREHFQEIARWCLKYGYQMNTHCIGDSANALLLDVYSEVLGGQNDLRWRIEHAQVVSPEDRLKFETFSIIPSVQPTHAISDGPWAEKRLGPDRIANAYAYEGLRRTLGILALGTDFPVEGIDPLETFRAAVLRTNKAGEPEGGYQPKNALSATDALLGMTLWNAIATFSENELGSLETGKFADFIVLDRDLLNTNEEGARKTKVKATYVNGELMN from the coding sequence ATGAGAACAACAATTCTAATTGGTTCGGCACTGCTGTTCACGAGCTGTTATCATTCACAGGATGCGGATCTGGTGGTCCATAACGCGGTGATCCATTCCATGGATGGCAACAACACCATTTATCAGGCAATGGCCATTCGGGATGGGCGGATCGTGGAACTCGGACCTGAGCGCCAGATCATGAACCGTTATGCAGCAACTAATGTAGTGGATGCCGCAAGACAAGCGATCTATCCCGGATTCATTGATGGGCATTGTCACTTCTTCGGTTATGGACTCAACAAACAAAAGATAGATCTGCATGGCACGAAAAGCTGGGAAGAAGTATTGGAGCGTACAGTAGCATTCGCGAAAGCGCATCCAGAGAACGCATGGATCATTGGCCGTGGATGGGATCAGAACGATTGGGCCGTCAATGAGTATCCGGACAATGGAAAGCTGAATGAACTCTTCGGTGATCGACCAGTATTGTTGCAGCGCATAGATGGACATGCGGCGGTTGTGAACCAGATCGCTATGGATCGGGTGAATATGGACCCGAACACGTCGATCGAAGGTGGACTGATGTTGAAACGGAATGGCAAACCAACAGGCGTGTTGTTAGATAATGCCGTCAGCGTGTTCCAAAAGATATTCGATGAAGCTGATGAGACCACGAAGCGTACGGCTCTGCTCGATGCGCAAAAAGATTGTTTCGCTGTGGGGCTTACCATGGTCTGTGATGCTGGATTGGACGTAGGTACGATCGAATTGATCCGCACAATGCAAAAAGAAGGTGCGCTGAAAATGCGCATATATGGCATGATCGCGGATGCACCTGAGAACCTGGCCCATTTTGAGAAAAGCGGCCCCATCAAAGAAGATCGGCTGATCGTTCGCAGCGTAAAAGTTTACGCGGACGGTGCACTTGGATCACGTGGTGCATTGTTGAAGAAACCTTATTCGGATCAGCCGGAAAGTCATGGGCTGCAATTAGCGACACGTGAACATTTCCAGGAGATCGCACGGTGGTGTTTGAAATACGGTTACCAAATGAACACGCATTGTATCGGTGACTCGGCCAATGCATTATTGCTTGATGTGTATAGCGAAGTGCTCGGAGGCCAGAATGATCTTCGATGGCGCATTGAACATGCGCAAGTGGTGTCTCCCGAGGATCGTCTGAAATTCGAGACGTTCAGTATAATTCCGAGTGTTCAACCTACCCATGCCATTAGCGATGGCCCTTGGGCTGAGAAACGGCTCGGCCCTGACCGCATCGCAAACGCTTACGCTTACGAAGGCTTACGCAGAACGCTCGGCATACTGGCCTTGGGTACGGATTTCCCGGTTGAGGGGATCGATCCTTTGGAGACGTTCCGCGCTGCAGTTCTTCGAACGAACAAGGCTGGCGAACCGGAAGGAGGCTACCAGCCCAAGAATGCGCTATCAGCCACGGATGCGTTGTTGGGCATGACCTTGTGGAATGCGATCGCAACGTTCTCTGAAAATGAATTAGGCAGCCTGGAAACCGGCAAATTCGCGGACTTCATCGTACTTGACCGCGACCTGTTGAATACGAACGAGGAAGGTGCGCGCAAAACAAAAGTGAAAGCAACCTACGTCAACGGTGAATTGATGAATTAA